Proteins encoded within one genomic window of Gemmatimonadaceae bacterium:
- the dcd gene encoding dCTP deaminase → MTIMSDRWITRMARDHRMIEPFEDRQVRKGVISYGVSSYGYDMRVAREFRIFTNVLNSIVDPKAFDPKSFVEYEGDVCIVPPNSFALARSVEYFRIPRNVLTVTVGKSTYARCGIITNVTPFEPEWEGFVTLEISNTTPLPAKIYANEGIAQVLFFRGEEEPEVSYKDKGGKYQSQVGVTLPKL, encoded by the coding sequence ATGACCATCATGTCCGACCGCTGGATCACCCGAATGGCTCGCGACCATCGTATGATCGAACCGTTCGAGGACCGGCAGGTCCGCAAAGGCGTGATCTCGTACGGCGTGAGCTCGTACGGCTACGACATGCGTGTCGCGCGCGAATTCAGGATCTTCACCAACGTCCTGAACTCGATCGTCGACCCCAAGGCGTTCGATCCGAAATCCTTCGTCGAATACGAAGGCGACGTCTGCATCGTGCCGCCTAACTCGTTCGCGCTCGCGCGATCGGTCGAATACTTCCGCATTCCGCGCAACGTGCTCACGGTGACCGTCGGCAAATCGACGTACGCGCGGTGCGGCATCATCACGAACGTCACGCCCTTCGAGCCCGAGTGGGAAGGCTTCGTGACGCTCGAGATCTCGAACACGACGCCGCTGCCGGCGAAGATCTACGCGAATGAAGGCATCGCGCAGGTGCTGTTCTTCCGCGGCGAGGAAGAGCCCGAGGTCTCGTACAAGGACAAGGGCGGCAAATATCAGAGCCAGGTCGGAGTCACGCTGCCGAAGCTCTGA
- a CDS encoding NADH-quinone oxidoreductase subunit B family protein, with product MGLSRSERTDSSASRDRENTAITTDVPWTLTTLDKLVNWGRSNSLWPMPFGTACCAIEFMASAASKYDLARFGMERQAFSPRQADVLICAGRVPFKLAPVLRRIWQQMPQPKWCISMGACASSGNGIFDNYAVVQGIDNIIPVDVYVPGCPPRPEGLLYGILMLQKKVMNERSGDPSLRNEMEPDPKSQLYIAPEVIDELSEPFGNSVHQTRSGL from the coding sequence ATGGGACTGAGCCGCAGCGAACGCACCGACTCATCCGCGTCGCGCGACCGCGAGAATACCGCAATTACCACGGACGTCCCGTGGACGCTCACGACGCTCGACAAGCTGGTGAACTGGGGCCGCTCGAACTCGCTGTGGCCGATGCCGTTCGGCACCGCGTGCTGCGCGATCGAGTTCATGGCGTCCGCGGCGAGCAAGTACGATCTGGCCCGTTTCGGCATGGAACGGCAGGCGTTCTCGCCGCGGCAAGCCGACGTGCTCATCTGCGCCGGCCGTGTGCCGTTCAAGCTTGCGCCGGTATTGCGGCGCATCTGGCAGCAGATGCCGCAGCCGAAGTGGTGCATCTCGATGGGCGCGTGCGCCTCGTCGGGCAACGGCATCTTCGACAATTACGCGGTGGTGCAGGGCATCGACAACATCATTCCGGTCGACGTCTACGTGCCGGGATGTCCGCCGCGTCCCGAGGGCCTGCTGTACGGCATCCTGATGCTGCAGAAGAAAGTCATGAACGAGCGCTCCGGCGATCCCTCGCTCCGCAACGAGATGGAGCCTGATCCGAAGAGCCAGCTCTACATTGCGCCGGAGGTGATCGACGAACTGTCGGAGCCGTTCGGCAACTCCGTTCATCAGACACGTTCCGGGTTGTGA
- the ndhC gene encoding NADH-quinone oxidoreductase subunit A, with amino-acid sequence MLHTYFPVLLLLGFVILNGVMMLGLSHLTLRPRPSAVKDTPYESGMPPLGDAHERFSVKFYMVAVLFILFDIETVFMIPWGAYYRQLSCTSPLVNDICPKGQMSLFGLSEMLVFIAILLVGFIYVWKKGALQWD; translated from the coding sequence ATGCTTCACACGTACTTCCCAGTCCTGCTCCTGCTCGGCTTCGTCATCCTCAATGGGGTGATGATGCTCGGGCTCTCCCACCTCACACTCCGCCCCCGGCCCTCGGCCGTCAAAGACACACCGTACGAATCCGGCATGCCACCCCTGGGAGACGCGCACGAGCGCTTCTCCGTGAAGTTCTACATGGTGGCCGTGCTGTTCATTCTGTTCGACATCGAGACGGTGTTCATGATTCCGTGGGGCGCGTACTACCGGCAATTGTCGTGTACGTCGCCGCTCGTCAACGACATATGCCCGAAGGGACAGATGTCGCTCTTTGGCTTGAGCGAGATGCTTGTGTTCATCGCCATCCTGCTCGTCGGCTTCATCTACGTGTGGAAGAAGGGAGCGTTGCAATGGGACTGA